CACATCATTAAGTACGCAGATGACACGACAGTGGTGTGCCTGATCCAGAACACCTACAGAGAGGAGCTGAAACATTTTGTGGACTGGTGTGGGAACAACAACCTTGTCCTGAATGTCAATCACATCAATTGAACTGCTGTGGAGACTTTTTGTGCACAGCACAGAAATGGCACTCGTCAAGGTGGTAAATGATCTCAAAAGCAATATGGACATGACAAAGACTTCTTGTACTAGTAAACATAAGTGCTGCCTTTGACACTTAATTCTTTTAGATAGATTTCAAAATATGATTGGACTCTGACACAGTTTTCATTTGGTTCAAATCTTTTCTCactgataaaaatgtattataagcTCAGATGAATGCCCATCTGAATGCTATGAACCGAATTGTGGTGTTCCTCAAGGTTCAATTCTACGCCCGACCTACACCTTTTAACTTCTACATGCTgccacgttttttttatttccatagcTATGCTGATGACACAGCTCTACATTGCCGTGCCTACTGATGACTCAGGCCCTATAGATGCCATTTTCAACTGTATTTTAGATATCAAGTCCTGGATGGCAGAGAATTTTCTTCAGCTCAAACAGGACAAAACTGAAGTTTTAGTTATCTGTACTGAAGCCCAGAAAGACAAAGTTAATACGAAACTGCAAGCACTAGCTCTTAACCCCAGTGAAACTTGTGAAAAATCTTGGCAGTTATTGACTCCACATCAAATAGCTATCAACCCCACATCAAAAACATTACAAAGACTGGTTTCTATCATCTTAAAAACATTGCTGTTTGTTTCGTACACTGATAAGGGGTGACTTAAGACagactggacccaaatgcaaaaaacTCAGAAACAAAGGCAGAGTTCAAAAAGTTCCTATTATTTCAGCATAAACAAAGAATTGACAGGCACAGGCAGAGGTCATACACGAATAGACAGATAAACAGGCAACAAATCTAAAATCTTCAGGCAAAAGGGCAATATCCAAATGGCACTCAAAGGTCATACACAGGTAAACTAACTCAGGAAAAAATGCTAGTTCCTGTAGGGGAAGACAAACGAAGAACTGacaaagaagacagaaaacacaaggttTAAATACAAGGAGAGAGCCATAATGTTGTAGCCTACCAAGGTAGACTCACCACGAGCTttgaggttgtgaaacgatggtatGCACTTGTAGAAGGCACAAGtctgtatgaaatcaaccttgttttaaggaaaatattttttttatttgcaatatCATTGAAAAATACTAcacccacaatcctaaagtttAACATCGACGTCTTTGATTGGTTAGAAGTTGTTGGAAAGGCATTCGCAATGGTTTATTGGATGAGAAGTACCTTCACTCTTAAAATAGACACAATCTTGTACCTTTgctctgaataaaatgttttatggcaACAATTCATCTTGTGGTTTATTAGCTTGGAttcaggcttaaaactctttgtaTTAGGATTTTAGGAAAAGTCATTGGAGTGAGTGAATCGGAAAATTCACCGGAGGCGTTCTAAAAGTGGtcggtcactgttgagctcaatatctgctgcgctttattattcaTCACGTTACTCTAGACTcatttgtcccagtcaggatcctgtagaatggtgacgctggtttccagtgatctgattggtcagtagttggacaaTAGTAGACATCAAAgaggctttgatctcttatcttaAACATAACCTGCTCAGGTTAAGTTAAGcatatttgtctttttactttatatcaaccttgttttaagttGATGTATTTTTTGATATATCATTTTATAGTACTAACCCACAGGGCCGGCCTGAGGCCCCTAAGCTGGGATTTTATTATATAATGTTTATATTAGGTCACTGGCAATCATACAAAGTTTGCAGTGCACGGCACTACTctgcttcttgtcggactttaaataGCCAAAATATCTCCGCACTACCGATTTCCTCAGACCcatcttttaaacaatgtcctgaggaaaagttatttcgcGATAATGatctttatcgttttatcgcccagccctagtgcAGAGAAAAGATGCTAAGGGCCCCATTTAGGCTAGGGTCGGCTCTGCACACCCACAATTCTAAAGTGcaacatcgacgtctctgattctttttgatttgattttggacATTGTTGGAAAGGCATTCGCAATGGTTAATTGGATaagtagttccttcactctcaaaataattatgtacacaatCTTGTACCGTTGCCTTTTACTGATCAAAGccacaaaatataaacattgtTGAATTTCTTGTCATTGGGTTTCCAACGTAACTTATGTTTGCGCGTGCAAACGCACGACATAGGACTGTTTGGAGGGTCTCTCCAGAAAAACTATTgtgtattaaataaaatgttgttaccAAGACAACAGAGCCCCCAGAGCGCCATCCAATCACATCTCCAAAACCAAGGTTTATTGATCAACTTCCTGTGACTATTTATCAGCTGTCTGCAGGTCATCAATGATTCTGCCTTGCCGTCTCAGGTTAATCGGTTGCTGGGGTGCCACAACGGTGACAACTCAGTCTGGATCGGCCTAGTCGTAAAGTTTTTCACTTCTACCACAATGAGGGAAATCGTACATCTGCAGGCAGGCCAGTGTGGAAACCAGATTGGAGCCAAGGTTTGGAAAACTTTTgttcattgaaaacaaaatgagcgTGAATGTGAAATTCGGTTAGGTCGGGCTGCTAATTAGAATACCGAACTAACGATATCCTTTGTGTCTACGCGACTTAAGTTTGACTGGCGAGGACAGGTTATGCTAGTTAGCCAGCGAATTCAACAGTAACCATCAATTCTCTTTTCTGATTCTAGTTCTGGGAGGTGATAAGTGACGAACATGGGATCGACCCGACCGGAACCTACCACGGGGACAGCGACCTGCAGCTGGAGAGGATCAACGTGTATTACAACGAGGCAACAGGTTAACTTCACTTTGGTTTCCTTCACGTTGCTCATGTAGTTGGATAATCTTATTTCTAGGGGtgtaacggttcacaaaattcacgATTCGCTTCGACACGTCACAATGGTGTCACGGGTTGGTATGTTTTTTGATACAGCAGAAAAGCAGAAATGCCAGAGGAATttccttgatttaaaaaatttctAATTCATTACAACTaagataataaaatatgatgaaatttTGAACAATGATGTTATACCTGAGTTATACCTGACACATTTTGTGCTGTGTCTTCTCAggataatataaataaaaaactgctccttataaaataatatgtattGTAGTAATtataaacaataacaaacaaagaAGCATGTTTTTACATGGAACTCACAAAATTTGTTCACATGTTTTGTAGacagcacagatctgcttgaaatgacaatgtcacctgcagtggaaaatacCCTCTCACTAGGGACAGACATTCCAGGCACAGCCAAGTAATGATGTGCCAACATGGCAATATGAGTGGATAGGTGCTCATAGGTTTTCCACCACTTCAGAGGATCAACATCCAGAGGAATGCAGTCCACTGCACTTAAGGAGttcacctcttcctctgctaTTTTGACTACAGACTTGGTGCCTCTCTCCTGGGTCATGaaaagtttcatgaaaaaagaTGATAACATTCCTGGAGCTGTTGGGGTGCTCGCCTGGTGCTGATCTGttcaggagctgcagctggtgcTGCTTGGGTCTGTAGATGGTGCTGGTGAGAACTGTGCTCTCCCTCTACCTGTGCCCTCCATTTCCTATGACCTATGCCCGTATATATACACCCCTTCCTGTGCATCTGATTCCCACCACCAATTATCTAAAATAATGCAAGATCTAAACAAAATTATAACGTGCCAAAAATCAACATAAACGGCTTCTACAGTACCATAGTTTTCAGgataatcatttttaaaggcaGCACCATGGAGGCGGATGGAGAAGACTCTGCACATATCCAAACAAATCCAAAATCTTCAGGCAAAAGGGCAATATCCAATTGGCAATCAAAGGTCATACAGAGGGAAACCTACTCAGAGAAAATGCTAGTTATTGTAGGGGACGACAAATGAAGAACTGACAAAAGGGGACGGAGAACACAGtgtttaaaggtcccatattttTGATATGGAACCTTTTTGATAAAAGGTCTCATATCAAGTTTTgataaattcaaaatataaattCTTGGTTTTAAGTACCAAAAACCATcccaatatggttttatagctcttttcccaggagctctgcaaagaaacaggtagATTTttgcctgtctaattaatatacATGAGcttctcttctgattggccaactgttTTCTGAGTAACACACCCACAaggccaaccacctcctcaAACACTCAGaagtctctgtgtttctgtttaccGTGCTGTTGGGGGAAAAGTAAGGGGTTTGTCCCGTAGCAaggcagcttctgccctggagaaactatctcccttCTCTCTGACTGCGCAAAATTCATCAGTAACCGGTGTCGGTGGCAGCGGTTCGTGGGCGGAAGATGCCAGAGCGATCTGCTGGGGGACTGGATGCTGAACAAAGCTGATGTGACATGGAGCTGCTGCCGACACcagttaccgatgaattttgcaaaggtaaaataattcagagttagttctggtctcttgtattaatatcctaAAGAAAGCATGTacaatgatgtagcttcctgacatCCAATGACTGAACAGCGTTTCCTCAACATTTTCTGACCGGGTGGGCCATGGGGGGAACGACTGAAGACAGTGACTGTGtagctgtgacatcagatcCTATGGAAGTCCTGTtgcctcgtaaaaaaaaaagcagctgctgaattttgacaatatgggacctttaaataCAAGGAGAGAGTGACCAAATCAAATATGAGAAGGCAATCAAAAAACAACGGCACTCCAGAAATTAAAAGTACATAATGAAACTCGAAAGTTCAGGTCAGAGGCAACGTTAGAGTAATGGCATTACTAGTCATATTCCAACGAGTTAGCATGGCATGCCTCCTGGCATGCCTTACTGGTGtagaatgtttttctttggggctgggaggagaagacagaaCGTAACCTGTTATGTTGTGTGGTATAATCACCTGTATTGGTGCTTTCATCTTCAGGTGGCAAGTATGTCCCTCGTGCAGTGCTGGTGGACTTGGAGCCAGGAACGATGGACTCTGTGAGGTCTGGTCCGTTTGGCCAGGTCTTTAGACCAGACAACTTTGTCTTTGGTGagaatatatatgtacaatTTCACATTGACTGATAAAATTGCCATGCTTTAGTATTTTCcttaaaattgaaaacaatttaCTTTCCACAGTTCTGCAAGTAAAGAAACCAGTCATATTCAATAAATGTACTGCTTATTACAAGTAAATTGTGATTTCATCTGCAAATATGATTAAGAAGGTTTTGACACCACAGCTGTGACACGGGTCTGTATTTGCATGTAACACAGGCCAGAGCGGAGCAGGTAATAACTGGGCTAAAGGCCACTACACTGAGGGGGCCGAGCTGGTGGACTCTGTCCTGGATGTggtgaggaaggaggcagagagctgcGACTGCCTCCAAGGCTTCCagctcacacactctcttggGGGAGGCACCGGCACCGGAATGGGCACACTGCTCATCAGCAAAATCCGAGAGGAGTATCCCGACCGCATCATGACCACTTTCAGCGTATTGCCATCACCCAAGGTACATATCATCCATTAAAATGTTATCAAATGTTTTTCCATCCACCTGTTTCCTGTGTGCTTTAATgctgttcctccttcctccctttgtttcctccttcccttcactCTCCCACTCCAGGTGTCAGACACTGGTGGAACCCTACAATGCCACCCTGTCTGTCCACCAGCTGGTGGAGAACACAGATGCGACTTACTGCATTGATAATGAGGCCCTGTATGACATCTGCTTCCGCACACTGAAACTGACCACACCCACCTATGGCGATCTCAACCACCTCGTCTCAGCCACTATGAGCGGGGTTACAACCTGCCTGCATTTCCCCGGCCAGCTCAATGCCGATCTGAGGAAACTGGCCGTCAACATGGTGCCCTATCCCAGGGTGCACTTCTTCATAACAGGCTTTGCCCCCCTGACCAGCCGGGGCAGCCAGCAGTACAGGTAGAGAGGCAGGAGCCTGCTTTTTAGTCTGTATCAGACCAGCAAGTTGAAATAAATCCAACTCTAATGATCTGTCTTTTTCTAGGGCATTGACAGTTCCTGAACTCACCCAGCAGATGTTTGATGCCAAGAACATGATGGCTGCTTGCGACCCACGCCACGGGCGCTACTTTACAGTTGCCGCCATTTTCCGAGGCCGCATGGCCATGAAGGAAGTGGATGAGCAGATGCTGAATGTACAGAACAAGAACAGCAGCTACTTTCTGGAGTGGATCCCCAACAACGTCAAGACAGCCGTCTGCGACATCCCTCCCCGCGGCCTTAACATGGCCGCCACTTTTATTGGCAACAGCACAGCCATTCAGGAGCTGTTCAAACGCATCTCAGAGCAGTTCACCAACACTCCACTGGTGAGTGAAAAAGGACTGATGTCAGGACTGTGGGGAGAGGCTTGTGTACTTGGCCTATTGTCACCTAGAATTCATTTACTTAACTATCATCGTTTCAGGTACACGGGCGAGGGCATGGATGAGATGGAGTTCACAGAGGCTGAGAGCAACATGAACGACCTGGTGTCCGAGTACCAGCAGTACCAGGGCGCCactgctgaggaagaggaaagcgAAGAGGATATGGGCTAGGCAATACTGAtaattgatttaaaatcaaCAATTTGAACAACTAAAATCAAAATTACACAACAATTCCACTGAAAGTTATTGATAACATTGACTCAATGTTCAgcctttgtttttaaagattcacGTAGAATGTAACATTGATCAGTTCAAGGTGAATTTGacttttcctctgttttataTGGAAAGTCACATGTTAGTAGAATCAATTTCAATTATTGAAAATGCACTACAAGACTAAAGTTTTTAAATTCTGTCAGGACCTGCTCCCTGttgctgtttctgtgtttggTCTGTGATGTTACTTACCTCAAATGTGCAGatgggttttaaaaaacattttttatttgatctggTGCTAAACTTGGAGTTACTGCTTCTTTGTCAATTTAATGTACAGTTGTAAATTTGAtaatattaatgaatgaattaaacttCCCATTACAGATGGAAGAAATATTTATCACGatcatgttttttcttgtgttttcttaacTGGCAGAGTAGGTAGGCGTAGAACTACTTTTTCATTATGATATACCAGTCAGCGAATTGTATAGGCTTTTGTTCAATCTAATAagaatcaaatatgaaaattgtCAGTGGAGTTTAGTGATAGTTGACGCATCTAACTGTCTTGGGAAAAAGGTTTTGTGCCAGAGGCATGGCGAAGGGCGGGAGGGATTGTAATCCCTAAAAAGAACTCCTCAACCATCCGTTTTCCAGTTTTCCAAATCAGTCTTCAGTCCAAAGACTCCAAAAGCAATGACCTGATCGTCAGAATGGTGCAGAAAGCAGGGATATGTGGCTTCTCAGGATGTCTGGAACATGCAAACGTCATCTGTCACTAGATCTAGACTGCTAAGACGGAAAAGCAAAAGCTCCATGTCACATTCCTGGGCCTGGCAAATCCCTTCTGGGTCGGTGCCTCATGAGGTCCTGTGGGTGGCTTAGAAACTTCTTTCAGGTCCCAGATAGCATTACAATCCTGGTCAAATCGTACTTTCAGGACCTCCAGTTCTGTGTAACAGTACAGGACATATCCACTAGCTGGCAGCTCCTTGAGAAAGGCATAATGGTGGGATGTGCCATCTCACTCCTGGCCTTCACTATGGCAACGGAGCATGGGGAACGCTTGAACAGCAGACTGTGGTTTCCTCCAAATAGAGCTTTTATGGATGACATGACTTCATTAACAACCACCAAAATGCTGTGCCGGCAACCCTCAAGCATATCTTTGTAGGTTGTAAGACCAACCTGACACAATACAGATACACCTGACGACACAACCAGGTACTGAGATAGAGAGAGTAACCACCAACACCATGCCTCTCAAAACCCAGGATAAGTTCCAACAGATGCAATCTCCATctggcagggagagaaaaaggcgTCCGGCTTCTTGTCTCATGGCTCAAGCACACTGCAAGGAGTCGGGGACTGGGATATGCATGCCGACTTGGACCAGAGACTCATATTCCCACCTGAGATTACAGCAACCAATTTACGACCAGACCTGGTCCCCTCGTCAAGTTCCTGTCGGCGTGCCTCCTTCTTCGAGCTGACTGTCCCTTGGGAGGATGCTGTGGAAGAAGCCTTTGAGAAGAATCTGCACTAAGCTGACCTGGTAGTTGAAGCTGTGGTAAGAGGCTGGAAGGCTGATGTGCGCCCAGTGGAGGTGGGGAGCAGAGGCTCCATCGCCAGTTCCACTACAAGGCTCCTGAGGAAGGTTGGAATCAGAGGGCAGACCCAGAGGAAGGCTGTTAAAACTCTGGCCAACACAGCAGAAAGGAGCAGTCACTGGCTGTGGctgaagaggagagaatgaaagcCTGTTGTGGGCCTTCCTCAAAAGAGGGTGTCTTGTGATAATGAGTAGCCATCTTTGGAATTACAGGAAATGTGACAATACGCTtgcgcaagcagtgaaccaatgaacaagctaATTCTTATTGTGTTCTTGGTACAGTGTACCTTAAGTTGACAAAAGAAGCAGTAACTATAGGTTTAGCATCAATTCAAGTCTTTATTAAAACCCATCTAAACCTTTCAGGTTAGTAacatcacagaaaaacacagtaaCAGGGAGAAGGTCCTGACATAATTTAAAATCTTAAGTCTTGTAGTGCATtttcaataaatgaaattaattctACTATCATGTGTGACTTTCCATATCAAACAGAGGAAAAGTGCCCAATGTTACATTCTCTTTCACCAtgtacagattttaaaaagggatGCATCACTTTAACGTCACTTtgaacagacaggaaacaggagaagttgaaaacaggaaggaagaagCACTAAACAGGAAAAATAGGAACCTTTAAAAATGAAGGCTGAACAAAAGGTCAATGTTATCGTTTGATAAATAACTTTCAATGgaaattttgtttttagttctccaagttatttattttaaaccaataatccttatcgcccagccctaaatTAAACTCTtgcaaataaagaaacagaTCATAGTACTGTAGGCTTCTAGCCCATATCCTCTTCGCCTTCCTCCTCAAACTCGCCCTCTTCCTCAGCAGTGGCGTCCTGGTACTGCTGGTACTCGGAAACCAAGTCGTTCATGTTGCTCTCAGCCTCTGTGAACTCCATCTCATCCATGCCCTCGCCCGTGTACCTGAAACGATGAAAGTTAAGTAAATTAATTCTGGGTGACAATAGGCCAAGTACACAAGCCTCTCCCCACTGTGCTGACATCAGTCCTCTTTCACTCACCAATGGAGAAAGGCCTTGCGGCGGAACATGGCGGTGAACTGCTCTGAGATGCGTTTGAACAGCTCCTGAATGGCTGTGCTGTTGCCAATAAAAGTGGCGGCCATCTTGAGGCCGCGGGGAGGGATGTCGCAGACGGCTGTCTTGACGTTGTTGGGGATCCACTCCACAAAGTAGCTGCTATTCTTGTTCTGTACATTCAGCATCTGCTCGTCCACTTCCTTCATGGACATGCGGCCTCGGAAGATGGCCGCGACTGTAAGGTAGCGCCCGTGGCGTGGGTCGCAAGCAGCCATCATGTTCTTGGCATCAAACATCTGCTGGGTGAGTTCAGGAACTGTCAATGCCCTGGAAAAAGACAGATCATTAGAGTTGGACTTATTTCAACTTGCTGGTCTGATAGAGACTAAAAAGCAGGCTCCTGCCTCTCTACCTGTACTGCTGGCTGCCCCGGCTGGTCAGGGGGGCAAAGCCTGGCATGAAGAAGTGCAGCCTGGGAAAGGGCACCATGTTGACGGCCAGTTTCCTCAGATCGGCATTGAGCTGGCCGGGGAAACGCAGGCAGGTTGTAACCCCGCTCATAGTGGATGAGACGAGGTGGTTGAGATCGCCATAGGTGGGTGTGGTCAGTTTCAGTGTGCGGAAGCATATATCATACAGGGCCTCATTATCAATGCAGTAGGTCTCATCTGTGTTCTCCACCAGCTGGTGGACAGACAGGGTGGCATTGTAGGGTTCCACCACTGTGTCTGACACCTGGAGTGGGAGagtgaagggaaggaggaaacaaagggaggaaggaggaacagcattaaagcacagaggaaacaggtaGAGGGAAAAACTTTTGATAACATTTTGATGGATGATATGTACCTTGGGTGATGGCACCACGCTGAAGGTGTTCATGATGCGGTCGGGATACTCCTCTCGAATTTTGCTGATGAGCAGTGTGCCCATGCCGGAGCCGGTGCCTCCCCCAAGGGAGTGTGTGAGCTGGAAGCCTTGGAGGCAGTCgcagctctctgcctccttcctcaccACATCCAGGACAGAGTCCACCAGCTCGGCCCCCTCAGTGTAGTGGCCTTTAGCCCAGTTATTACCTGCTCCGCTCTGGCCTGTGTTACATGCAAATACAGACCTGTATCACAGCTGTGGTGTCAAAATCTTCCTAATCAtatttgcaaatgaaaacacagtttaCTCGCAAAAAGCAGTGCATTAAGTGAATATGACTGGCTTcctatttcaaagaaaaaacttcAAACATCAAAGCATGGAAATTTTATCAGTGAATGtgaatttttacatttaagCTCTCACCAAAGACAAAGTTGTCTGGTCTAAAGACCTGGCCAAACGGACCAGACCTCACAGCGTCCATCGTTCCTGGCTCCAAGTCCACCAGCACTGCACGAGGGACATACTTGCCACCTGGTGATGAAAGCACCGACAGAAGAAGGTGATTATGGAAGAGAATATAATTCAATTctgttaaattttatttttatagcgcccaatcacaacatacatctcAAGGCACATTACATAGTtaggtcgagacctcacaatattactgAGAAAAACCTAATAgtttccacaatgagcaagcactaGGCGActttggaggagaaaaaacaggaagtaatcTCTAGCCGAACCAGACTCAGTTATGGGCTGCTATCTGCAGTGACGGGTTGGGGTGAGATGAAACAAATGGAGAGatgagaggtgggcagaaagcgatggagaggagagagagagagagagagagagagagagagagcga
The Scophthalmus maximus strain ysfricsl-2021 chromosome 15, ASM2237912v1, whole genome shotgun sequence DNA segment above includes these coding regions:
- the LOC118286377 gene encoding tubulin beta chain isoform X2; protein product: MDAVRSGPFGQVFRPDNFVFGQSGAGNNWAKGHYTEGAELVDSVLDVVRKEAESCDCLQGFQLTHSLGGGTGSGMGTLLISKIREEYPDRIMNTFSVVPSPKVSDTVVEPYNATLSVHQLVENTDETYCIDNEALYDICFRTLKLTTPTYGDLNHLVSSTMSGVTTCLRFPGQLNADLRKLAVNMVPFPRLHFFMPGFAPLTSRGSQQYRALTVPELTQQMFDAKNMMAACDPRHGRYLTVAAIFRGRMSMKEVDEQMLNVQNKNSSYFVEWIPNNVKTAVCDIPPRGLKMAATFIGNSTAIQELFKRISEQFTAMFRRKAFLHWYTGEGMDEMEFTEAESNMNDLVSEYQQYQDATAEEEGEFEEEGEEDMG
- the LOC118286377 gene encoding tubulin beta-4B chain isoform X1 codes for the protein MREIVHLQAGQCGNKIGAKFWEVISDEHGIDPTGTYHGDSDLQLERINVYYNEATGGKYVPRAVLVDLEPGTMDAVRSGPFGQVFRPDNFVFGQSGAGNNWAKGHYTEGAELVDSVLDVVRKEAESCDCLQGFQLTHSLGGGTGSGMGTLLISKIREEYPDRIMNTFSVVPSPKVSDTVVEPYNATLSVHQLVENTDETYCIDNEALYDICFRTLKLTTPTYGDLNHLVSSTMSGVTTCLRFPGQLNADLRKLAVNMVPFPRLHFFMPGFAPLTSRGSQQYRALTVPELTQQMFDAKNMMAACDPRHGRYLTVAAIFRGRMSMKEVDEQMLNVQNKNSSYFVEWIPNNVKTAVCDIPPRGLKMAATFIGNSTAIQELFKRISEQFTAMFRRKAFLHWYTGEGMDEMEFTEAESNMNDLVSEYQQYQDATAEEEGEFEEEGEEDMG